The following coding sequences lie in one Streptomyces sp. NBC_00510 genomic window:
- a CDS encoding ABC transporter ATP-binding protein, translating to MAERIPTVIVDDLHIVYRVHGAGAGRGTAVNALSRLVRRKGGNPNVRKVHAVRGVSFTAYRGESIGLIGSNGSGKSTLLKAVAGLLPAESGKVYTQGQPSLLGVNAALMNDLTGERNIMLGGLAMGMSQDEVRQRYDSIVEFSGINEKGDFISLPMRTYSSGMAARLRFSIAAARSHDVLMIDEALATGDNRFRKRSEARIRELRKEAGTVFLVSHNNKSIRDTCDRAIWLEHGTLRMDGPTDDVLKAYDAFTQGK from the coding sequence GTGGCTGAGCGCATCCCCACCGTGATCGTGGACGACCTGCACATCGTGTACCGGGTGCACGGCGCCGGGGCCGGCCGCGGCACCGCGGTCAACGCCCTGTCGCGGCTGGTCCGCCGCAAGGGAGGCAACCCGAACGTCCGCAAGGTGCACGCCGTGCGCGGCGTGAGCTTCACCGCCTACCGGGGCGAGTCGATCGGGCTGATCGGCTCCAACGGCTCGGGCAAGTCGACCCTCCTCAAGGCGGTCGCGGGGCTGCTGCCCGCGGAGAGCGGCAAGGTGTACACCCAGGGGCAGCCCTCGCTGCTCGGCGTGAACGCCGCCCTGATGAACGACCTGACCGGCGAGCGCAACATCATGCTCGGCGGCCTCGCGATGGGGATGTCGCAGGACGAGGTGCGGCAGCGCTACGACTCGATCGTCGAGTTCTCCGGCATCAACGAGAAGGGTGACTTCATCTCCCTTCCGATGCGGACCTACTCCTCCGGCATGGCGGCCCGGCTGCGCTTCTCGATCGCCGCGGCCAGGAGCCACGACGTCCTGATGATCGACGAGGCGCTCGCCACCGGCGACAACCGGTTCCGCAAGCGCTCCGAGGCGCGGATCCGCGAGCTGCGCAAGGAGGCCGGCACCGTCTTCCTGGTCAGCCACAACAACAAGTCGATCCGCGACACCTGCGACCGCGCCATCTGGCTGGAGCACGGCACGCTGCGGATGGACGGCCCCACGGACGACGTGCTCAAGGCCTACGACGCGTTCACCCAGGGGAAGTGA
- a CDS encoding ABC transporter permease: MESSSAAPAPPGAPAPSPAELAAKYGLTVSGARPGLGAYVRQLWGRRHFITSYATARVSAQYTRARLGQLWQVLTPLLNAAVYYLIFGLLLGTDRGVDNYIAFLVTGIFVYTFTQSSVMAGVRAISGNLGLVRALHFPRASLPIAQTIMQLQQLLMSMLVLFAIVLMTGEVPRPSWLLAIPALILQSVFNAGLALVMARLGSKMTDLAQLMPFILRTWMYTSGVMYSISHVAAHAPQAVKILLGLNPAAVYIDLMRFALIDSFTSEQLPPHVWAVALGWALVMGVGGFVWFWKAEERYGRG, from the coding sequence ATCGAGTCCTCCTCAGCGGCGCCCGCGCCGCCCGGCGCTCCGGCGCCGTCCCCCGCAGAGCTGGCGGCCAAGTACGGCCTCACGGTGAGCGGGGCCCGTCCCGGTCTGGGCGCCTACGTGCGGCAGCTGTGGGGACGCCGGCACTTCATCACCTCGTACGCCACGGCCCGTGTGTCGGCGCAGTACACGCGGGCGCGCCTGGGCCAACTGTGGCAGGTGCTGACCCCGCTGCTCAACGCGGCGGTGTACTACCTGATCTTCGGCCTGCTGCTGGGCACCGACCGCGGCGTGGACAACTACATCGCGTTCCTGGTCACCGGCATCTTCGTCTACACCTTCACCCAGTCCTCGGTGATGGCGGGCGTGCGTGCGATCTCGGGCAACCTCGGCCTGGTGCGGGCCCTGCACTTCCCCCGCGCCAGCCTGCCGATCGCGCAGACGATCATGCAGCTGCAGCAGTTGCTGATGTCGATGCTCGTGCTCTTCGCCATCGTGCTGATGACCGGCGAGGTGCCGAGGCCGTCCTGGCTGCTCGCGATCCCGGCGCTGATCCTGCAGTCGGTGTTCAACGCGGGCCTGGCGCTGGTGATGGCGCGGCTCGGCAGCAAGATGACCGACCTCGCGCAGCTGATGCCGTTCATCCTGCGGACCTGGATGTACACCTCCGGTGTCATGTACAGCATCAGCCACGTGGCGGCGCACGCGCCGCAGGCCGTGAAGATCCTGCTCGGTCTGAACCCCGCGGCGGTCTACATCGACCTGATGCGCTTCGCGCTGATCGACAGTTTCACCTCCGAGCAGCTGCCGCCCCACGTGTGGGCGGTCGCCCTGGGCTGGGCCCTGGTCATGGGTGTCGGGGGCTTCGTGTGGTTCTGGAAGGCTGAGGAGAGGTACGGCCGTGGCTGA
- a CDS encoding TetR/AcrR family transcriptional regulator has translation MAPDTAPPRRAPAGAAVLRDDVTEAIRAAVFEELAAVGYGRMSIEGIARRAGVGKAAVYRRWRSKLPLVLDVVSAVAALGVPAPATGSLPGDIRMLLEVTARALRHPVASQIIPDLLAEASRNPEIAETLQTALRNTQRGIATAIVEAAVERGELPAGTDCDLALDLMAGPLYWRLAVLRSPLTPRYLDRLAAATAAALAASA, from the coding sequence ATGGCACCGGACACCGCACCCCCACGACGCGCCCCCGCCGGGGCGGCTGTGCTCCGAGACGATGTCACGGAGGCGATCCGGGCGGCCGTCTTCGAGGAGCTCGCCGCGGTCGGGTACGGCCGGATGTCCATCGAGGGCATCGCACGGCGCGCGGGCGTGGGCAAGGCCGCGGTCTACCGGCGCTGGCGTTCCAAGCTGCCGCTCGTCCTTGACGTGGTCTCCGCGGTCGCGGCGCTCGGCGTGCCGGCGCCCGCCACGGGCAGCCTGCCGGGCGACATCCGGATGCTGCTGGAGGTGACGGCGCGGGCGCTGCGGCACCCCGTCGCCTCGCAGATCATCCCCGACCTGCTGGCGGAGGCCTCGCGCAACCCGGAGATCGCCGAGACCCTGCAGACGGCGCTGCGCAACACCCAGCGCGGCATCGCCACCGCCATCGTCGAGGCCGCGGTCGAACGCGGCGAGCTCCCCGCCGGCACGGACTGCGACCTCGCGCTCGACCTCATGGCCGGCCCCCTCTACTGGCGCCTCGCGGTCCTCCGCTCCCCCCTCACCCCCCGCTACCTCGACCGTCTCGCCGCCGCCACGGCCGCGGCCCTGGCGGCGTCGGCCTGA
- a CDS encoding NAD(P)-dependent alcohol dehydrogenase codes for MTSTTHAYAAHAPKSPLERTTIERREVGEFDVLIDVKYAGICHSDIHQVDEGWGEAIFPMVPGHEIAGVVSEVGPGVTKFQAGDRVGVGCMVDSCRTCDNCKAGLEQYCTGGGMIFTYNAVGKDGEPTYGGYSRAIVVDENYVLRIPDGLSLDVAAPLLCAGITTYSPLRHFGAGPGRKVAVLGMGGLGHLAVKIAHALGAEVTVLSQSLRKKDDGLRLGADHYRATSDPRTFEELEGTFDIILSTVSAPLDFGAYLKLLKTDGALVNVGLPEEPISLDLFSVITGRRTIAGSLIGGIAETQEMLDFCAAHGFGAEIELIPADRINEAFRRILASDVRYRFVIDASTI; via the coding sequence ATGACCAGCACCACCCACGCGTACGCCGCTCACGCTCCCAAGTCCCCGCTGGAGCGCACCACCATCGAGCGTCGCGAGGTCGGCGAGTTCGACGTCCTGATCGACGTCAAGTACGCCGGCATCTGTCATTCCGACATCCACCAGGTCGACGAGGGCTGGGGTGAGGCGATCTTCCCGATGGTCCCCGGCCACGAGATCGCCGGCGTCGTCTCCGAAGTCGGCCCCGGCGTCACGAAGTTCCAGGCCGGTGACCGGGTGGGCGTCGGCTGCATGGTCGACTCGTGCCGCACCTGCGACAACTGCAAGGCGGGCCTGGAGCAGTACTGCACGGGCGGCGGAATGATCTTCACGTACAACGCGGTCGGCAAGGACGGCGAGCCCACTTACGGCGGCTACTCCCGGGCCATCGTCGTCGACGAGAACTACGTCCTGCGCATCCCCGACGGCCTCTCCCTGGACGTGGCCGCGCCCCTGCTCTGCGCCGGCATCACCACCTACTCCCCGCTCCGGCACTTCGGCGCCGGACCGGGCAGGAAGGTGGCGGTCCTGGGCATGGGCGGCCTCGGTCACCTGGCCGTCAAGATCGCCCATGCGCTCGGCGCCGAGGTGACGGTGCTCTCGCAGTCCCTGCGCAAGAAGGACGACGGGCTGCGGCTGGGCGCCGACCACTACCGCGCCACCAGCGACCCGAGGACGTTCGAGGAGCTCGAGGGCACCTTCGACATCATCCTGTCCACCGTCTCGGCCCCGCTCGACTTCGGCGCCTACCTCAAGCTGCTGAAGACCGACGGCGCCCTGGTGAACGTCGGCCTGCCCGAGGAGCCGATCTCCCTGGACCTCTTCTCCGTGATCACCGGCCGCAGGACCATCGCCGGTTCCTTGATCGGCGGCATCGCGGAGACGCAGGAAATGCTGGACTTCTGCGCGGCGCACGGCTTCGGCGCGGAGATCGAGCTGATCCCCGCGGACCGGATCAACGAGGCCTTCCGGCGCATCCTCGCCAGCGACGTGCGCTACCGCTTCGTGATCGACGCGTCCACGATCTGA
- a CDS encoding helix-turn-helix transcriptional regulator: protein MARNVELREFLRRSRARICPESAGLPERGAYRRVPGLRREEVAQLAGVSTDYYTRLEQGRQISPSAGVLEAVAAALRLDDAERAHLFDLAGPRPGTARRRSAPTVQRVRPGMRRFMDSFVDQAAFVLGRRTDVLATNHLARALMADFDAMPVRERNLTRWILLDEAAHALYPDWEQVAAEMTATLRLDAGRHPEDTRTAELVGELAMKSEHFRRWWADHKVFDRTHGTKRHHHPVIGDLTVDYQAFTMPGEPDQTLFMYLPAQEQTSQDAWKLLASWSAREPAARRDAGGRSGAPARADNTRGFDRRSA, encoded by the coding sequence ATGGCCCGCAACGTCGAGCTCCGCGAGTTCCTGCGTCGATCACGCGCCCGCATCTGCCCCGAATCGGCCGGGCTGCCCGAACGGGGCGCCTACCGGCGGGTGCCCGGGCTGCGCCGGGAGGAGGTCGCCCAACTGGCCGGAGTGAGCACCGACTACTACACGCGGCTGGAGCAGGGGCGGCAGATCAGCCCCTCGGCCGGTGTGCTGGAGGCGGTGGCCGCCGCGCTGCGGCTCGACGACGCGGAACGTGCCCACCTGTTCGACCTCGCCGGGCCCAGGCCCGGCACCGCCCGCCGCCGCTCGGCGCCGACCGTCCAGCGCGTCAGGCCCGGGATGCGGCGGTTCATGGACTCCTTCGTCGACCAGGCCGCCTTCGTCCTCGGGCGCCGCACCGACGTGCTGGCCACCAACCACCTGGCCCGCGCGCTGATGGCCGATTTCGACGCCATGCCGGTACGCGAGCGCAACCTCACCCGCTGGATCCTGCTGGACGAGGCCGCCCACGCCCTGTACCCGGACTGGGAGCAGGTCGCCGCCGAGATGACCGCCACCTTGCGTCTCGACGCCGGCCGCCACCCCGAGGACACCCGCACCGCCGAGCTGGTGGGCGAACTGGCCATGAAGAGCGAGCACTTCCGCCGCTGGTGGGCCGACCACAAGGTCTTCGACCGCACCCACGGGACCAAGCGTCACCACCACCCCGTCATCGGCGACCTGACCGTCGACTACCAGGCGTTCACGATGCCGGGCGAGCCCGACCAGACCCTGTTCATGTACCTGCCGGCGCAGGAACAGACCTCGCAGGACGCCTGGAAGCTGCTCGCCAGCTGGAGCGCCCGGGAACCGGCGGCACGACGGGACGCCGGCGGCCGCAGCGGCGCTCCCGCGCGCGCCGACAACACCCGGGGCTTCGACCGGCGTTCCGCCTGA
- a CDS encoding histidine phosphatase family protein yields the protein MEGPRRLVVLRHAKSAWPPDVPDHDRPLGPRGRRDAPAVGRWLREGKHTPDLVICSTSRRTQETWELAAEALGATPPPPVRLDERVYAATARALLDVLREAPDDAASLLLVGHNPGVQDLVLRLTGEARADALLRAADKFPTSALAVLTWPGPWSALTPERARLDDFAVPRG from the coding sequence ATGGAGGGACCGCGACGGCTCGTCGTGCTGCGGCACGCCAAGTCCGCCTGGCCGCCGGACGTCCCCGACCACGACCGCCCGCTCGGCCCCCGCGGCCGGCGCGACGCCCCGGCCGTCGGCCGCTGGCTGCGCGAGGGCAAGCACACCCCCGACCTGGTGATCTGCTCGACCTCCCGGCGCACCCAGGAGACCTGGGAACTCGCCGCCGAGGCCCTGGGCGCCACGCCGCCCCCGCCGGTGCGCCTCGACGAGCGGGTCTACGCGGCCACCGCCCGCGCCCTCCTCGACGTCCTGCGCGAGGCCCCCGACGACGCCGCGTCGCTCCTGCTGGTCGGCCACAACCCGGGGGTCCAGGACCTCGTCCTGCGCCTGACGGGCGAGGCCCGTGCCGACGCCCTGCTCCGCGCCGCCGACAAGTTCCCGACCTCCGCCCTCGCCGTCCTCACCTGGCCCGGCCCCTGGTCCGCCCTGACCCCGGAACGCGCCCGCCTCGACGACTTCGCCGTCCCCCGCGGCTGA
- a CDS encoding S8 family serine peptidase: MISLISRRPRGGRALAAAVGVVAVFTTLTGPAGPAAADGTPPASAAPRLSVATRTVTLITGHVVRVTDVGGGKKSVDVRRPHGSTGGVRTETVGGDLYVYPDEALPYLAANRLDRRLFDVTSLIEQGYDDQHSTGIPLILGYRGKVAATAPTGTTKVRSLRSVNGASVRAAKKQVRKLWTSVATDAPADRPALRGGLSRIWLDGRVRATLHDSTAQIGAPAAWGSGLDGMGVKVAVLDTGADTHHPDLAGRVSGAVSFVPGESAEDGNGHGTHTASTVGGSGAASEGAEKGVAPGADLLIGKVLADEGYGEDSWVIAGMEWAVGQGAKVVSMSLGGSEPTDGTDPMSQALDRLSESSGALFVVAAGNTGYEASMSAPGTAGSALTVAAVDSEDKLAYFSTTGPRYGDYALKPDIAAPGVDILAAKAGGSADSGWYRTMSGTSMATPHVAGAAAILAQEHPDWSAPQLKDALMSTAKPLPGLTAYQIGAGRADLAASTAATVTATGSAYFGFDAWPHGGPAAVGRTVTYRNSGDSPVTLSLGMTASVAGGPYDVDPGADAGTPAPEGMFALSADSVTVPAHGTGSVTATARPGLGADGRRYLGQISASDASGAVRARTQVGLYREEERHPLDVTLKDRSGKPAPGFVQLQRFGTDADPQIVPVDETGRATVRLRAGTYSALSYLAVAGSHGPDSLGMALMGDPELVMDRGRTLVLDASRTREVTAEVPRRTEDRMLYMNWYRSDGGISTVDSQYLLPSTYDSMFVLPTRKVTRGTFEYETRWRKAYPLLSLSRDGRPVTILGQAGTGFYEGRERMGVVYAGSGAPADYAGLRVKGKAVLVDRSDALTGSQRAEAAADAGAALLIVVNDGPGKLLEYVGTDEGGYSGVPVASVTTREGRPLIERARHGTLRLDVEGVPDSPYVYDLVDPHPGRIPATGLTYRPRASELAVVDMRFHGTTGYPSGEYRWDYRPYRTYAVGFPLRMDMPGTRTDYLSAQPGTSWAEDAITGPGLALESNGALTTYRAGTRVASDWFAPVAHPRNGGGYWWSERQQGFLSFNVQPWTDSGSGHGGTMQDGTAGLDLKVYQDGELVKTSAYASATLWPIPTVPSTYTLDLHAERDAAAYRLSPRTHSVWRVRSEPVTDPLGIDRMALMQLDYGIATDLSGNARGGRQTLRLTGSHLPHAAGAGRVAGATLAVSYDDGRHWRPVRLDRTATGHWTARFDAPHRGFVSLKARTWDDAGNSLAQEVTRAYGLK, translated from the coding sequence ATGATCTCCCTCATATCCCGTCGCCCACGAGGCGGACGGGCCCTCGCGGCCGCCGTCGGCGTCGTCGCCGTCTTCACGACCCTGACCGGCCCGGCCGGGCCCGCGGCGGCGGACGGCACGCCGCCGGCATCGGCCGCACCCCGTCTCTCCGTCGCCACCCGCACGGTCACGCTGATCACCGGCCATGTCGTCCGGGTGACGGACGTCGGCGGCGGCAAGAAGTCCGTCGACGTGCGGCGCCCGCACGGCTCCACCGGAGGCGTACGGACCGAGACCGTCGGCGGCGACCTGTACGTCTACCCGGACGAGGCCCTGCCCTACCTCGCCGCGAACCGCCTGGACCGACGGCTGTTCGACGTCACCTCGCTGATCGAGCAGGGCTACGACGACCAGCACAGCACGGGCATCCCGCTGATACTCGGCTACCGCGGCAAGGTCGCGGCCACGGCGCCCACCGGCACCACCAAGGTGCGGTCGCTCAGGAGCGTCAACGGGGCCTCCGTCAGGGCGGCCAAGAAGCAGGTCAGGAAACTGTGGACCTCGGTGGCCACGGACGCCCCCGCGGACCGGCCCGCCCTGCGCGGCGGCCTGTCCAGGATCTGGCTGGACGGCCGGGTCCGCGCCACGCTCCACGACAGCACCGCGCAGATCGGCGCGCCCGCCGCCTGGGGCTCCGGCCTCGACGGCATGGGCGTCAAGGTCGCCGTGCTGGACACCGGGGCCGACACCCACCACCCGGACCTGGCGGGCCGGGTGAGCGGCGCGGTCAGCTTCGTGCCCGGCGAGTCCGCCGAGGACGGCAATGGGCACGGCACGCACACCGCCTCCACCGTGGGCGGCAGCGGCGCCGCTTCCGAAGGCGCCGAGAAGGGCGTGGCCCCCGGCGCGGACCTGCTGATCGGCAAGGTGCTCGCCGACGAGGGGTACGGCGAGGACTCCTGGGTCATCGCGGGCATGGAGTGGGCGGTCGGTCAGGGCGCCAAGGTGGTCAGCATGAGCCTCGGCGGGTCCGAGCCCACCGACGGCACGGACCCGATGAGTCAGGCCCTGGACCGGCTCAGCGAGAGCAGCGGCGCGCTGTTCGTCGTGGCCGCCGGCAACACCGGCTACGAGGCGTCGATGAGCGCCCCGGGAACCGCCGGCTCCGCGCTGACCGTGGCCGCGGTGGACTCCGAGGACAAGCTCGCGTACTTCTCGACCACGGGCCCGCGGTACGGCGACTACGCGCTCAAGCCGGACATCGCCGCCCCCGGCGTGGACATCCTGGCCGCGAAGGCCGGGGGCAGCGCCGACAGCGGCTGGTACCGGACGATGAGCGGCACCTCGATGGCCACTCCGCACGTCGCGGGCGCCGCGGCGATCCTGGCCCAGGAGCACCCGGACTGGAGTGCCCCGCAGCTCAAGGACGCGCTGATGAGCACGGCCAAGCCGCTCCCCGGCCTGACGGCCTATCAGATCGGGGCGGGCCGGGCCGACCTGGCCGCCTCCACCGCGGCCACGGTCACCGCCACCGGCTCGGCGTACTTCGGCTTCGACGCCTGGCCCCACGGCGGCCCGGCCGCGGTCGGACGCACGGTCACCTACCGCAACAGCGGCGACTCCCCCGTCACCCTTTCCCTCGGCATGACCGCATCCGTGGCCGGCGGCCCGTACGACGTCGATCCGGGCGCCGACGCCGGGACCCCCGCACCCGAGGGGATGTTCGCCCTCTCCGCGGACTCGGTGACCGTCCCGGCGCACGGGACGGGCTCCGTCACCGCCACCGCCCGGCCGGGGCTCGGCGCCGACGGCCGCCGCTACCTCGGGCAGATCTCCGCGAGCGACGCGTCCGGCGCCGTGCGGGCGCGCACCCAGGTCGGGCTGTACCGGGAGGAGGAGCGTCACCCCCTCGACGTCACGCTGAAGGACCGGTCCGGCAAGCCCGCCCCGGGCTTCGTCCAGTTGCAGCGCTTCGGCACCGACGCGGACCCGCAGATCGTCCCCGTGGACGAGACCGGCCGCGCGACCGTGCGACTGCGGGCCGGCACCTACAGCGCGCTGAGCTACCTCGCCGTGGCCGGAAGCCACGGCCCGGACTCCCTCGGCATGGCCCTGATGGGTGACCCGGAACTCGTCATGGACCGGGGCCGCACGCTCGTCCTGGACGCGAGCAGGACCCGCGAGGTCACCGCCGAGGTACCGCGCAGGACCGAGGACCGGATGCTCTACATGAACTGGTACCGCTCGGACGGCGGTATCAGCACCGTGGACTCCCAGTACCTCCTGCCGTCGACGTACGACAGCATGTTCGTCCTGCCCACCCGGAAGGTGACCCGCGGCACCTTCGAGTACGAGACCCGTTGGCGCAAGGCCTACCCGCTGCTGTCCCTGTCCCGTGACGGCAGGCCCGTCACCATCCTGGGCCAGGCCGGGACCGGCTTCTACGAGGGCCGGGAGCGCATGGGTGTGGTGTACGCCGGTTCCGGCGCGCCCGCCGACTACGCCGGGCTGCGTGTCAAGGGCAAGGCCGTGCTGGTGGACCGCTCGGACGCGCTCACCGGCTCGCAGCGGGCCGAGGCGGCGGCCGACGCCGGCGCCGCCCTGCTGATCGTCGTCAACGACGGACCGGGCAAGCTCCTGGAGTACGTCGGCACCGACGAGGGCGGCTACAGCGGCGTCCCGGTGGCCTCGGTGACCACCCGCGAGGGCAGGCCGCTGATCGAGCGGGCCCGGCACGGGACGCTGCGCCTGGACGTCGAGGGCGTGCCCGACTCGCCGTACGTCTACGACCTGGTCGACCCGCACCCGGGCCGGATCCCGGCGACGGGCCTGACCTACCGGCCGCGCGCCTCGGAACTGGCCGTCGTGGACATGCGCTTCCACGGCACCACCGGGTACCCCAGTGGCGAGTACCGCTGGGACTACCGGCCCTACCGCACCTACGCGGTCGGGTTCCCGCTGAGGATGGACATGCCCGGGACGCGGACCGACTACCTCTCCGCGCAGCCCGGCACCTCGTGGGCCGAGGACGCGATCACCGGGCCCGGTCTGGCCCTTGAGTCGAACGGCGCCCTCACCACGTACCGGGCGGGCACCCGGGTGGCGAGCGACTGGTTCGCCCCCGTCGCGCATCCGCGCAACGGTGGCGGCTACTGGTGGTCCGAGCGTCAGCAGGGCTTCCTGTCCTTCAACGTCCAGCCCTGGACGGACAGCGGCAGCGGCCATGGCGGCACCATGCAGGACGGCACCGCCGGCCTGGACCTCAAGGTGTACCAGGACGGTGAGCTGGTGAAGACCTCGGCGTACGCGTCGGCGACGCTCTGGCCGATCCCGACCGTGCCCTCCACGTACACCCTGGACCTGCACGCGGAGCGGGACGCGGCCGCCTATCGCCTCTCCCCCCGGACGCACAGTGTGTGGCGGGTCAGGTCCGAGCCGGTCACCGATCCGCTGGGGATCGACCGGATGGCGCTCATGCAACTGGACTACGGGATCGCCACCGACCTCTCGGGGAACGCACGCGGCGGCCGGCAGACCCTGCGCCTGACCGGCAGCCACCTGCCGCACGCGGCGGGGGCGGGCCGGGTCGCGGGCGCGACGCTGGCCGTCAGTTACGACGACGGGCGTCACTGGCGTCCGGTCCGCCTGGACCGTACGGCGACGGGTCACTGGACGGCCCGTTTCGACGCCCCGCACCGCGGGTTCGTGTCGCTGAAGGCCCGGACCTGGGACGACGCGGGCAACAGCCTCGCGCAGGAGGTGACGCGGGCCTACGGACTGAAGTAA
- a CDS encoding helix-turn-helix domain-containing protein — translation MLAALGLGPAEEEIYRLLVARGRAAVHELAAESGRATGEVRELLTALTGRGLAVHEAVTGTAARFTAAPPTVALGGELRRRRDELGAAEHAVLALAEQHRTSAGSGVVEVISEVGAVRHRFRQLQESARHEVRSMMVPELAVVRPDDNAAESAGVRRGVLYRTIVQRDALNEPGMVTRALADLAAGQRIGVTDVVPVKFMIADRDLAMLPLLSGRNTAAASVLVHAGGLLDALVAYFELAWEQAYPLSPRAAGDGVAEERPDGIEEFDARLLALVLSGLTDEAAASRLGVSRRTVQRRIAELMTKAGVDSRIQLGWHAARRGWA, via the coding sequence ATGCTCGCCGCGCTCGGTCTCGGCCCGGCCGAAGAGGAGATCTACCGTCTCCTGGTGGCCCGCGGCCGTGCCGCCGTCCACGAACTCGCGGCCGAAAGCGGCCGGGCCACCGGGGAGGTACGGGAACTGCTGACGGCCCTGACCGGGCGCGGCCTCGCCGTGCACGAGGCCGTGACGGGTACGGCGGCCAGGTTCACGGCGGCACCCCCCACGGTCGCCCTCGGCGGCGAGCTGCGGCGACGGCGCGACGAGCTCGGCGCGGCGGAGCACGCGGTGCTGGCACTCGCCGAGCAGCACCGGACCTCCGCCGGGAGCGGCGTCGTCGAGGTGATCAGCGAGGTCGGCGCCGTACGGCACCGGTTCCGGCAGCTCCAGGAGTCCGCCCGGCACGAGGTGCGGTCGATGATGGTGCCCGAGCTCGCCGTGGTGCGGCCGGACGACAACGCGGCCGAGAGCGCCGGGGTCCGCCGCGGGGTCCTCTACCGCACGATCGTGCAACGTGACGCCCTCAACGAGCCCGGCATGGTCACGCGGGCGCTCGCGGACCTCGCGGCGGGCCAGCGGATCGGCGTCACCGACGTCGTCCCGGTGAAATTCATGATCGCCGACCGGGACCTGGCGATGCTGCCGCTGCTCAGCGGCCGGAACACCGCCGCGGCGTCGGTGCTGGTGCACGCGGGCGGGCTGCTCGACGCGCTGGTCGCGTACTTCGAACTGGCCTGGGAACAGGCCTATCCGCTGTCGCCGCGGGCGGCGGGGGACGGCGTCGCCGAGGAGCGCCCGGACGGCATCGAGGAGTTCGACGCCCGCCTGCTCGCGCTGGTGCTCTCCGGGCTCACCGACGAGGCGGCCGCGAGCCGCCTCGGGGTCTCCCGGCGCACCGTTCAGCGCCGCATCGCCGAACTCATGACCAAGGCCGGCGTCGACAGCCGCATCCAGCTCGGCTGGCACGCCGCCCGCCGCGGCTGGGCCTGA
- a CDS encoding (2Fe-2S)-binding protein has translation MTRISVKVDGTAYEDEVEPRLLLVHYLRDRLGLTGTPVGCDTTNCGACTVDLDGKSVKSCSVLAVQADGGEVTTIQGLASADGEWHPLQRAFHEQHALQCGFCTPGMIMAARDLLRENPDPTPEEVREGLEGNLCRCTGYMNIVRAVLAAAAEERRHQAPEPGAVTEHAEPSTAGSGAPV, from the coding sequence ATGACCCGCATCTCGGTGAAGGTGGACGGCACGGCCTACGAGGACGAGGTGGAGCCCCGCCTCCTGCTCGTCCATTACCTGCGCGACCGGCTCGGTCTGACCGGTACCCCCGTCGGGTGCGACACCACGAACTGCGGTGCCTGCACGGTGGACCTCGACGGGAAGAGCGTGAAGAGCTGCTCGGTGCTCGCCGTCCAGGCCGACGGCGGCGAGGTGACGACGATCCAGGGGCTGGCCTCCGCCGACGGCGAGTGGCACCCGCTGCAGAGGGCGTTCCACGAGCAGCACGCCCTGCAGTGCGGGTTCTGCACCCCGGGCATGATCATGGCCGCCCGCGACCTGCTGCGGGAGAACCCCGACCCCACGCCCGAGGAGGTCCGCGAGGGCCTGGAGGGCAACCTCTGCCGGTGCACGGGCTACATGAACATCGTGCGCGCCGTGCTGGCCGCCGCCGCCGAGGAACGCCGGCACCAGGCGCCCGAGCCCGGCGCCGTGACCGAGCACGCCGAGCCCAGCACGGCCGGAAGCGGGGCGCCGGTATGA